A stretch of DNA from Bacteroidetes Order II. bacterium:
CAGCGGCAATCACCCCCAATGGCATGTTTTCGATACCAAAACCTTTCAGCGAGTGTGTCTTAAAATGCCGAAGCAATACCTCATTAGCAAAATCACCCCCAAATGCCCAGTCCTCCATTGGCGTGGCTGTAAACGACCATTTGGGCAACGTTTGCAAGAGCGCCTTGGCACGTTTATCATAGAGCAATTCGGCGGGAGCAATCGTTTGTAACAACTCCTGCAACTGCGATTCCGGCACCTCGGAAGTGGCAAATTCGCCCGTTGTGGCATCCACAAACGAGAAACCCACCCAGCCCCGTGTCGCCCGATCTTGCCCCCAATGTACTGCCGCCAAATAATGGGATCTTTTGGGATCAAGGAGCCGATCGCTGAACGCTACACCTGGTGTCACCACTTCGGTAACGTCGCGTTTTACCACTACCTTCGCCAATTTAGGGTCTTCCAATTGTTCGCAAATAGCGACACGATGGCCTGCAGCCACCAATTTAGGTAAATATTGATCTAATGCTTTATACGGAAATCCTGCTAAATCTATTTCCGATGCTTTGCCATTGGCCCTTTTGGTGAGGGTAATTCCCAGAACGCCACTGGCAATTCGTGCATCTTCATCAAATGTTTCGTAGAAATCACCCATCCGGTATAACAAGATCGCATTGGGATTCCGTTCTTTAATTTTCCAATATTGCCGCATCAGCGGCGTGGCATCTTTATCGTTCCACTTCTTCTTCTCAGCCATTTTGAGTCGTTTTTAGATTGGGGCAATTTTATTAAGATACAAAATCCAAACAAAGCTATTATCAGAAATGATGGTAGGATGCTGAACAAGAGATGGCTATTCGCTGACTACTCCGATTTTGCCCTTATGGGCGAATGAAAACGCCTTCTGCACCCATATCACGAAGTCTTTACGGCTGATGACATTGGCTTTTTTTCTATTCTAATACCCATCAAAATTAGTACCTTTATACACAAAAAGCTTATAATTACATTATAAATAATATTTACATATAATTTATACAGCACAACATCAGACAATAACAAGCCGCTTATTTTTCTATTCTATTCAAACTCTTTCATAGCGATATGCCAAGCCCCTTCAACTGGGGTATATTTAGCAGGGACAATGGACCAAGAGGCGAGTTTTTCGGCTATAATTTCATGCAACTGATTACGATAGAACTCGTTGTTATATAGTCCTCCGATAAATGAGACCTGATGCTTTAAGTGTGTATCGTAGCGGTGTGCCAGTCGGCAAATATGGGCAATAATGCCCTGGGCTTGTTCGTGAATAATTTCCACCGAAGGTGCATCTCCCATTTCGGCAGCCTCAAGCACCAATGGAGCAATATGCTGAATCGGGCGCTGGCTGCGATAGACATAATCCAGCAATGTCGCACGGTTAGACATTTGAAGCCGTTCTGCAAACAACTGCCGCAACAACGGATGTTCTTGTTCATCGATAGCATGTGCCACTGCCTTAAGGCCCGCCAACCCGATGGCCATGCCACTCCCTTCGTCTCCGATAAGATAGCCCCATGCGCCAGTATTTACCAAACGGCCTTCATGTGTTTTCCCGAGCACATTTGAGCCCGTACCCACAATAGTCAGCAGGCCACTTTCGCCCTCCAAAGCCCCTTCGAGGGCAATATTGGCATCGTTTAACAATCGAAACGGCAGGCCGAGTGCTTCCGAAACCTCTCGTTCCAGAACCGGAGTGAGGGCATTGGGCATATCCGAAGTCCCTGCTCCGGCTGCTCCGGCACAAATTCCCCCAACCCGAAGATCGGGGAAGGCTTCTATTGCACGGGTAACCAACGAAATAAGAATTTCCTTCGCTCGTTCCTTGGGAATCCGATATAGATTAATTCCGGCATCCGAGATGGTAAAGTCGCGCTTTTTATCTGGCGTTGCTCCCCAAAGAACGGTTTTGGTTCCGCCTGCATCAATACCAAAATAGACATGTTGCATGGTCTTTATATATTTATTCTGCTGGTACCAATTGGGTTTTACCAATCACTTCCACATCTCCGCTCGCATCCAACTCGATGTATTGCTGGCGATCAGGGATGCTATACCGCGAGAGCATTTCTTCATGAATCAAGTTGGCCCGTTGGATCATCCATGATTCTGAACTACGGTTAGCAAACCAACCTTCCCAGACCGAAGGAGACGGCAAATCGGTCAGCATACGGGTTGCACGCCATTGCAGGGTGGTCGGATGGCCAGAATGTGCCACACGGACTGGTGAAAAACGGGTTTGTGCGAGATTATGTCTATACAAAGGAATAAATTGAGCCGACCAGATTGGATAATAAACTTCACCTGCTTGGGTAAGCCCCCATTGGAAGGAGCTAAAGTCTCGCGGTGAGCTTTCCTTGTCTTTAAAACGGCTCACTACTTTAATCAAGGTTTTTTTGAGCTTTAGGCTATTTTCTGCCGTCTTCGCCGAATCTGCCCCAGCAAACATGGTCGAGTCCGGTTTAGGGATATAGGACCACCCTTTATAGTATTCAGCCATCCAAGCATCAAAAACAGATGCTGCAATGCTTTCGTTGCTAAAATCAAACTTCCAGTTACGGAGATACGTAAGGGCGTCCTTTGCTGCATAGGTCAGGTCTTTCCGTTTTTCCATCATGCCCAATAGGCCCTTGACTGCCGGACGAACAAATGGGCTGTAGGTATCTTCAAATTTTCCTAAGAATTGCTGAGGCAATAGGCCGCTGGAGAGGACTTGACGAAGGCGCGTCGCGGAGTGACTGGCCCAAGGGGTGTCTGAAATTAACAAGCCATTGGGCAATTCTTCTCGAACCAATGGCTTCCCACGTACCGACCATCGCCCGTCTTGGGTTAATAAAAGACCATTTCCCTTGAATAAATGGAAATTCACCCCGGTTGTATCGCCCACTAACAAGTTTCTAAAAATACTTTGATCACTTAACGGGCGGAAACCAGGCCAATTCAGTTTCCAAACAAAGCCAACGGTGGTATCTCGCTCAACCAGCAGGGTATCCTGAACCATTTTTTTGTATTTCTTTTTAAAGGACTCAGGCAAAAAGAAGGAATTCCCATTGCTCCGGGTGGTGACCAAAGATTCGTTGCCTTCCATATCTTTAATCACCCGATTTTCGGGAACAACGAGGCTATCGGCTCCGGCGGGCAGGCGCTCTGCTGAAAAAGGACTAGTCAGAAGAAAAAACCAAGACAATCGTTCATTTCGTCCAGAAGGAAATAACAAGGTTCCAGGCACACTCACCACTTGGTTTTG
This window harbors:
- a CDS encoding penicillin acylase family protein; translated protein: MLFYRFRNIIALSLLIAIVGLFILGITFWFSYGFRTDYSAQVKITNLRGNVSVEWRKDRIPVIRASSENDGLAGLGYSHALRHALPMSVWRQVALGELGQWFQGDSTAIIDRVSKTLGIGKLAYAAYRQLKPEEKNRLIAYSNGVNAVLEHPNEQVNDDLLLSGLKPKRWEPWHSLAVEHLLAWIGAEPYKKTLADTLQPAFEKFMAEQRVLKQFLRLHGFEHGLAWVSRQSRDTYFFHRHVYGASAWPLVQEAIIDWGIGQNQVVSVPGTLLFPSGRNERLSWFFLLTSPFSAERLPAGADSLVVPENRVIKDMEGNESLVTTRSNGNSFFLPESFKKKYKKMVQDTLLVERDTTVGFVWKLNWPGFRPLSDQSIFRNLLVGDTTGVNFHLFKGNGLLLTQDGRWSVRGKPLVREELPNGLLISDTPWASHSATRLRQVLSSGLLPQQFLGKFEDTYSPFVRPAVKGLLGMMEKRKDLTYAAKDALTYLRNWKFDFSNESIAASVFDAWMAEYYKGWSYIPKPDSTMFAGADSAKTAENSLKLKKTLIKVVSRFKDKESSPRDFSSFQWGLTQAGEVYYPIWSAQFIPLYRHNLAQTRFSPVRVAHSGHPTTLQWRATRMLTDLPSPSVWEGWFANRSSESWMIQRANLIHEEMLSRYSIPDRQQYIELDASGDVEVIGKTQLVPAE